The following are from one region of the Ptychodera flava strain L36383 chromosome 15, AS_Pfla_20210202, whole genome shotgun sequence genome:
- the LOC139152260 gene encoding uncharacterized protein, whose amino-acid sequence MLPLTNDHYLQAVDVLTKRYGKPQTIINAYMKALWQLEKPTGTLNSLVAFHDNMEGYIRGLNALGKSDDTFGDLLIPIILEKLPANVRKQISRDKGDEAWTLTSLRESIQREIEADRAGETTIDFELDLTDQPPATAAFLTTSKPQHCAFCKKTGHKPTDCKVVTDKTKRLEIVKRDKLCFNCLSGTSSCFRLQIEIQVSGLQAQTPHSNMHRRDTKTPSRNEG is encoded by the coding sequence ATGTTACCACTGACGAACGACCACTACCTGCAAGCAGTCGACGTACTCACGAAAAGGTATGGTAAACCTCAGACTATAATCAACGCTTACATGAAGGCGTTATGGCAACTCGAGAAGCCAACCGGAACTCTGAACAGTTTAGTAGCATTTCACGACAATATGGAAGGCTACATTCGCGGACTGAACGCACTCGGCAAATCAGATGACACTTTCGGAGATCTGCTGATTCCGATAATCCTAGAGAAATTGCCTGCGAACGTCCGAAAACAGATCTCCAGAGACAAGGGAGATGAAGCTTGGACATTAACAAGTCTAAGAGAATCAATTCAACGAGAAATAGAAGCCGACAGAGCAGGTGAGACTACTATTGACTTTGAACTCGATCTTACCGATCAACCACCTGCTACCGCCGCCTTTCTGACAACATCGAAACCACAGCATTGTGCGTTTTGTAAGAAGACAGGGCATAAACCTACAGATTGCAAGGTTGTCACCGACAAGACAAAACGACTAGAAATCGTCAAACGAGACAAACTGTGCTTCAACTGCCTTAGTGGTACTTCATCGTGTTTCAGACTGCAAATCGAAATTCAAGTGTCAGGTCTGCAAGCGCAAACACCACACAGCAATATGCACCGGAGAGACACCAAAACACCCAGCCGCAACGAGGGATGA
- the LOC139152261 gene encoding uncharacterized protein has translation MSPLKGVSVSFGKLTFLSFGGFWERLIGLTKTALKKVLGRSFVSIDELQTVLAEIEATLNDRPLTYLSTDSNDLSPLTPSHLLHGRLITTLPYYSIDEEELNDPTFGSQERLQRRSEYLGKIHTHFWKRWSQDYLNTLRERDRISGKGAIQNQIRVGDVVLVEDKSVPRIKWSLAIVEKLNTGNDGLVRSLASERVPAKLVDLSLNCIH, from the coding sequence ATGTCACCACTGAAAGGAGTCAGCGTCAGCTTCGGCAAGTTGACTTTCCTGTCGTTTGGTGGCTTTTGGGAACGACTTATCGGCCTGACTAAAACTGCCCTCAAAAAAGTTCTCGGTCGATCGTTCGTATCAATCGATGAGTTACAAACAGTTCTTGCTGAAATTGAAGCTACGTTGAACGATCGTCCACTGACTTATCTCTCCACCGATTCCAACGATCTTTCACCCTTGACCCCTTCACACTTGTTGCATGGTCGTCTTATCACAACTTTGCCATATTACTCAATCGATGAAGAGGAGCTAAATGACCCAACATTTGGTAGCCAAGAACGTCTCCAGAGGAGATCAGAGTATTTAGGCAAAATTCACACTCATTTCTGGAAAAGATGGTCTCAAGATTACCTCAACACATTGCGTGAAAGAGATCGAATTTCAGGGAAGGGAGCCATTCAGAATCAGATACGGGTGGGTGATGTTGTTCTAGTGGAAGACAAATCCGTCCCACGGATAAAGTGGTCTCTTGCCATTGTTGAAAAACTtaacacaggaaatgatggtttGGTGCGTTCGCTTGCATCAGAACGCGTACCGGCAAAACTAGTAGACCTATCACTAAATTGTATCCATTAG